A single window of Salvia splendens isolate huo1 chromosome 6, SspV2, whole genome shotgun sequence DNA harbors:
- the LOC121806313 gene encoding mitochondrial-processing peptidase subunit alpha-like — MYRTAASRARSLKCLTGSRGWVRYATTAAATQSSSAGLFSWLTGEKSSSLSSLDFPLKDVTLPSPLPDYVEPGKTRTTTLPNGFRIASETSATPVASIGLHVDCGSIYESPDSFGATHLLERMAFKSTLNRSLLRIVREVEAIGGNVTASGSREHISYTYDALKTYVPQMVELLIDCVRNPAFLDWEVSEQLRKVCDDISESSKDPRHLLMEAIHSTGYSGPYANALLASDSGLHHFNSTVLEKFVTNNYTASRMVLAASGVDHDKLVEYAEPLVSDLPNVPHPSAPKPIYTGGDFRLSGPSGVTHFALAFELPGGWIKEKDAITLTVLQMLMGGGGSFSAGGPGKGMYSRLYLRVLNEQPAIQSITAFNSICNHSALFGIQASAESDFAAHAVELAASELITVATPGQVDAVQLDRAKQATKAAILMNLESRMVASEDIGKQILTYGERKPIGHFLKAVDEVTIEDITKTTEKLWSSPLTMASYGDVHLLPTYEAVSRIFQ; from the exons ATGTACAGAACAGCCGCCTCAAGAGCTAGGTCTCTCAAG TGCCTGACAGGTTCTAGAGGATGGGTTAGATATGCAACTACTGCTGCTGCAACCCAGTCATCATCTGCAGGTCTATTCAGTTGGTTGACAGGGGAGAAGTCATCCTCACTTTCATCACTGGACTTCCCCCTTAAGGATGTTACTCTTCCTTCTCCACTACCTGACTACGTTGAGCCTGGAAAAACTAGGACTACCACTCTTCCAAATGGTTTCAGAATTGCCTCCGAAACTTCTGCG ACTCCTGTTGCTTCAATCGGCTTACATGTTGATTGTGGCTCAATCTATGAATCTCCAGATTCATTTGGTGCAACACATCTGTTGGAGCGAATGGCCTTCAAAAGTACCCTGAATAGGAGCCTCTTGCGCATCGTAAGAGAAGTGGAGGCAATTGGTGGTAACGTAACTGCATCAGGATCACGGGAACATATCAGTTATACATATGACGCACTAAAAACTTATGTTCCTCAAATGGTAGAGCTCCTTATCGATTGTGTAAGGAACCCTGCATTTTTGGATTGGGAAGTTAGCGAACAG CTTCGCAAGGTATGTGATGATATTAGTGAAAGCTCCAAAGATCCTCGCCACTTGCTGATGGAGGCCATTCATTCAACTGGCTATTCCGGTCCTTATGCAAATGCTCTCTTGGCTTCTGACTCTGGACTACACCATTTTAATAGCACTGTGCTAGAGAAGTTTGTTACT AATAACTACACAGCTTCTAGAATGGTCCTTGCTGCATCAGGTGTTGACCAtgataagttggtggaatatgcAGAGCCACTTGTTTCTGACCTACCTAATGTTCCTCATCCTTCTGCTCCAAAGCCAATTTATACAGGAGGCGATTTCCGCCTTAGTGGTCCTTCAGGG GTTACCCACTTTGCTCTTGCCTTTGAACTTCCTGGTGGATGGATCAAAGAAAAGGATGCTATAACATTAACTGTTCTTCAG ATGCTGATGGGTGGAGGTGGATCTTTCTCAGCTGGTGGTCCTGGGAAAGGGATGTACTCAAGATTAT ATCTCCGTGTACTGAATGAGCAACCTGCGATTCAGTCCATTACGGCATTCAACAGCATTTGCAATCATAGTGCATTATTTGGAATTCAAGCATCTGCG GAATCCGATTTTGCAGCTCATGCCGTTGAGTTAGCTGCTTCAGAGCTCATTACTGTTGCAACTCCTGGACAAG TTGATGCCGTGCAATTAGATCGTGCTAAACAGGCTACAAAAGCTGCCATTTTAATGAACCTAGAGTCCAGA ATGGTTGCTTCAGAAGACATAGGCAAACAAATTTTAACATATGGAGAGAG GAAACCGATTGGTCATTTTCTGAAGGCAGTTGATGAAGTTACCATTGAGGATATTACTAAAACTACCGAAAAGCTTTGGTCATCTCCCCTCACCATGGCATCTTATGGCGACG TGCATCTTCTGCCAACCTACGAAGCAGTTAGCAGGATTTTCCAATAA